From Verrucomicrobia bacterium S94, the proteins below share one genomic window:
- a CDS encoding amidoligase — translation MDLRDLRFGIEIETVKRTREQIARAVHSVVGGTVRHVGYPSCYDPWEVKDLRGRKWKIVNDASLSGVPSHLRAELVSPVLTYDDIPQFQEVVRAVRRAGGRVNTQCGIHIHIDAEPFDGRKLGNLAKMVYKQEPLILHALGISSNRLSQYTRPVCDDLIRSIEQHRPTTKEELNRIWYGYHNSQPQHYDRTRYRGLNLHNVWYRGTVEFRWFESTLHAGKIKAYLQFCLGIAAKALNARSASSRKRDFNIQSAKYDFRVFLLHLGLIGDEFKTARLHLMKNMPGDAAFKRGRPQPTETTTQPTEAGSTSGLSV, via the coding sequence ATGGATTTGAGAGACCTTAGATTCGGGATTGAGATTGAAACCGTAAAACGAACCCGCGAGCAGATCGCTCGGGCAGTACACTCGGTGGTCGGCGGCACCGTCCGACACGTCGGTTATCCATCCTGCTACGACCCATGGGAAGTGAAAGACCTGCGGGGCCGTAAATGGAAAATCGTCAACGATGCATCCCTTTCCGGTGTTCCCAGCCACCTGCGGGCGGAGCTGGTCAGTCCGGTTCTGACCTACGACGACATTCCCCAGTTTCAGGAGGTGGTTCGGGCCGTCCGCCGAGCTGGCGGTCGGGTGAATACGCAGTGCGGCATCCACATCCATATCGATGCGGAACCGTTTGATGGCCGAAAACTGGGCAACCTCGCCAAGATGGTCTACAAGCAAGAACCGCTGATTCTTCACGCGCTCGGCATCAGCTCCAATCGCCTTAGCCAATATACCCGTCCGGTCTGCGACGACCTGATCCGCAGTATTGAACAGCACCGGCCAACCACCAAAGAGGAACTAAACCGCATCTGGTACGGCTACCACAACAGCCAGCCGCAACACTATGACCGAACCCGCTATCGAGGCCTCAATCTCCACAATGTTTGGTATCGCGGCACAGTTGAATTCCGCTGGTTCGAGTCCACGCTCCACGCCGGAAAGATCAAAGCCTACCTGCAGTTTTGCTTGGGCATCGCTGCCAAGGCCCTCAACGCCCGATCAGCATCCAGCCGAAAACGGGACTTCAATATTCAGAGTGCGAAATATGACTTTCGCGTCTTCCTGCTCCACCTCGGCCTGATCGGTGACGAATTTAAAACCGCCCGCCTGCACCTGATGAAAAACATGCCCGGCGATGCCGCTTTCAAACGTGGGCGACCACAGCCCACAGAAACCACAACCCAACCCACAGAGGCCGGATCAACATCCGGCCTCTCTGTTTAA
- a CDS encoding VrlD — protein MIVQRRGGMTEFIPSPQEKREGLVRDHSFNLIENLHNRLQRLEAELDFPFEEAEACSAFLEKLKQDESRNIAIHNELLSKE, from the coding sequence ATGATTGTTCAACGCCGGGGCGGGATGACCGAGTTCATCCCGTCTCCACAGGAAAAACGGGAAGGTTTGGTCCGAGATCACTCCTTCAATCTGATCGAGAACCTGCACAATCGGCTGCAGCGATTAGAAGCTGAACTGGACTTTCCGTTTGAAGAAGCCGAAGCCTGCTCCGCCTTTCTCGAAAAGCTGAAGCAGGATGAATCCCGCAACATCGCCATCCATAACGAGCTGCTATCGAAAGAGTAG
- a CDS encoding DUF4815 domain-containing protein, which translates to MSISRETFDPTKNYKRIRYHQDRDLLDSELNEQQELINLERRKIADILFKEGSILSGLNVTVQANELILTQGMIYIDGHVEAINGGTLTFDPGTIDGSDYVYAELLKYNYGYTQDAALINPATGEPTAEREKWVLALKATDTSGQTLPNNVTERKVVPIYKFDRAKGDVTATVQEKSNLFLQDLLGTLPGSRITVSSITEDQLSFAAAEGLNSLLQNLAERTFDQAGSYLVDGFDSFLGALDENDVEVITNAGRAYIQGFRHQRDLPTSTPVPKSVAIKSVRGEQKTYNISQRQYPVNSTPLKETTQVEAIVEMTANVTRGSVGGGEDLLDPNPVVDILEVSQGASIFQEGVDWQQSGNQVDWIGSGNEPAIGTTYTVRWTYTKQMIKGEDYVDGGWFGLNAHPAAGTYHYIVTVFDGSGETAFDAGRVLSRMTEAGELNSLSWLPVNGASGYRVYRATINGSRTSFERIKELGSEAVTYIDDGVDEASGVNPPSANTAAVSMSSSQIELGNLNVVNFGRGALGEQPVNGSNCSVDYDYYLGRKDIIYATSREIKRLEGAPADFPKLPIVPENTLGLCSIDCPPNSTIMTIRNFGLTRITMDQIHEIIKDVEDLKYNDAQYQMNNELQNRDAQSKKGIYSDDFSNTAQSDIYHADWDARVNGLEKFASPDRTAVSVPLEVDEGNSDAEFFGSLALLPGTEEVLLDQSDWSEERNINPYAVFDKPPAMLQVTPNLGRRGQTGVAVTGINFTPSGTGIVLRCDGRIVASNLTSDDAGRVSASFTIPTETRNGNRIVEMTDGQYTARTSLQVNDPLVITRIQRFIQTNIITRIVRVPVVRTVWRTRTIFVRRDPLAQTFSFTENRVLSAIGIQFTERDPSIPVTVQIRGVTTGLPNDTIFAEKVIAPVEINLGGETKIAFDDPFYAEANTSYAVVLLTNSTNYKVRTATLGKTGRSGIITRQSYAEGVLLESSNAETWTPLNGSDLTLKLYGYEFENDGTIQFQPINGVQFSDLNIDEYSAIPEGTNLVWEYSTDGGQTWDAVVPAEEERLPNLTDSVLVRIRFSSGMNNDTPALNFRDVNLIGYLNKTTGVYLTRENELTQGVESTKVYAQMDIPSGTSVLWFTSNDGGETWEAMAIDDTRPIDENWTEYTLIRTFTDPAGTKVRYKAELTGSALAYPRIHTLGATLS; encoded by the coding sequence TCAGGGCATGATCTATATCGACGGCCATGTGGAAGCAATCAATGGAGGCACACTGACCTTTGATCCGGGTACCATAGACGGATCAGATTACGTTTATGCCGAACTGCTCAAGTATAACTATGGCTACACACAGGATGCCGCTCTGATTAATCCGGCGACCGGCGAACCGACAGCAGAGCGCGAAAAATGGGTGCTGGCCCTGAAGGCAACCGACACGTCCGGCCAGACGCTGCCCAACAATGTGACCGAGCGGAAGGTGGTGCCAATCTATAAGTTTGACCGCGCCAAGGGCGATGTAACAGCCACAGTGCAGGAAAAATCCAATCTCTTCCTGCAGGATCTGCTGGGCACGCTGCCCGGCAGCCGGATTACCGTTTCTTCCATCACCGAAGACCAGCTCTCTTTTGCCGCTGCAGAAGGATTGAACTCGCTCCTGCAAAACCTGGCGGAGCGTACCTTCGATCAGGCCGGGAGCTATCTGGTCGACGGCTTCGACAGTTTCCTCGGTGCATTGGATGAAAACGATGTGGAGGTAATTACCAACGCGGGCCGCGCCTATATTCAGGGTTTTCGGCATCAGCGAGATCTGCCGACCTCCACGCCGGTTCCGAAATCGGTCGCCATCAAATCGGTGCGCGGTGAACAAAAAACCTACAACATCAGCCAGCGGCAGTATCCGGTAAACTCCACCCCGCTCAAAGAGACGACGCAGGTGGAAGCCATCGTGGAGATGACCGCCAATGTGACCCGTGGTTCGGTTGGCGGAGGTGAAGACCTGCTCGATCCCAATCCGGTGGTTGATATTCTGGAAGTCAGCCAAGGTGCATCCATCTTTCAGGAAGGTGTGGATTGGCAGCAGTCCGGCAATCAGGTCGACTGGATCGGCTCTGGCAATGAACCAGCCATCGGCACCACCTATACCGTGCGCTGGACCTACACCAAGCAGATGATCAAAGGCGAAGATTATGTGGACGGGGGCTGGTTCGGCCTGAATGCTCATCCGGCGGCGGGAACGTATCATTACATTGTGACTGTATTCGATGGCTCCGGCGAAACGGCCTTTGATGCCGGGCGCGTACTTTCCCGGATGACGGAGGCCGGTGAGCTGAACAGCCTGTCATGGCTTCCGGTGAATGGAGCCAGCGGCTACAGAGTCTATCGGGCCACGATCAATGGTTCGCGTACTAGCTTTGAACGGATTAAAGAACTGGGAAGCGAAGCGGTTACCTACATCGATGACGGTGTGGATGAAGCTTCCGGCGTTAATCCTCCGTCGGCCAATACGGCGGCGGTTTCCATGTCTTCCTCTCAGATTGAACTGGGTAACCTCAACGTCGTCAACTTTGGGCGCGGCGCTTTAGGCGAGCAGCCGGTCAACGGATCGAACTGCAGTGTTGATTACGACTACTACCTCGGGCGCAAAGACATCATCTACGCCACCAGCCGTGAAATCAAACGCCTCGAAGGCGCACCGGCGGACTTCCCGAAACTGCCGATTGTCCCGGAGAACACGCTCGGATTGTGCAGCATCGACTGCCCGCCGAATTCGACAATCATGACCATTCGCAACTTCGGCCTGACCCGTATCACCATGGATCAGATCCACGAAATCATCAAAGATGTGGAGGATCTGAAATACAACGATGCGCAGTATCAGATGAATAACGAGCTGCAGAACCGCGATGCGCAGTCGAAAAAGGGAATCTACTCGGACGACTTTTCCAATACCGCGCAGTCGGATATTTATCACGCCGACTGGGATGCCCGGGTGAATGGCCTTGAAAAGTTCGCCTCTCCGGATCGAACGGCGGTTTCCGTCCCGCTTGAAGTGGATGAAGGCAACAGCGATGCCGAATTCTTCGGCAGCCTCGCGCTCCTGCCCGGAACGGAAGAAGTGCTGCTGGATCAGAGCGATTGGTCGGAGGAGCGCAACATTAACCCGTATGCGGTATTCGACAAACCGCCCGCCATGCTGCAGGTCACGCCGAACCTCGGTCGTCGCGGCCAGACCGGCGTTGCGGTGACCGGCATCAACTTCACGCCAAGCGGAACCGGCATTGTACTGCGGTGTGACGGACGGATCGTCGCCAGCAACCTGACCAGCGATGATGCCGGGCGCGTATCCGCATCCTTCACGATTCCGACGGAAACCCGCAACGGGAACCGGATCGTGGAAATGACGGACGGCCAGTACACCGCCCGCACCAGCCTGCAGGTGAACGATCCGCTGGTGATCACCCGTATTCAGCGTTTCATTCAAACCAACATCATCACCCGTATTGTCCGTGTTCCGGTGGTGCGGACGGTCTGGCGAACCCGCACGATCTTTGTGCGGCGCGATCCGTTGGCGCAGACCTTCAGCTTCACGGAAAACCGGGTGTTGTCGGCGATAGGCATTCAGTTCACGGAGCGTGACCCGTCTATTCCGGTTACGGTACAGATTCGCGGCGTTACCACGGGATTGCCGAACGACACCATCTTTGCCGAAAAGGTGATAGCTCCGGTGGAAATCAATCTCGGTGGCGAAACCAAAATCGCCTTCGATGATCCGTTCTATGCGGAAGCCAATACCAGCTATGCGGTCGTCCTGCTGACCAACAGCACGAACTACAAGGTGCGTACCGCCACTCTCGGAAAAACCGGTCGCTCGGGCATCATTACTCGTCAGAGCTATGCGGAAGGTGTGCTGTTGGAAAGCTCTAATGCCGAAACCTGGACTCCACTCAATGGTTCCGACCTCACGCTGAAGCTCTATGGTTATGAGTTCGAGAATGACGGCACAATTCAGTTTCAGCCGATCAACGGTGTGCAGTTCTCCGATCTGAATATTGATGAATATTCCGCCATCCCGGAAGGCACCAACCTTGTGTGGGAATATTCCACCGATGGCGGCCAGACGTGGGACGCGGTTGTTCCGGCAGAAGAGGAACGGTTGCCCAACCTGACGGACAGCGTATTGGTTCGGATTCGGTTCAGTTCCGGTATGAACAACGATACGCCAGCGCTCAACTTCCGCGATGTTAACCTGATCGGTTATCTCAACAAAACGACCGGCGTTTACCTGACCCGCGAGAACGAACTGACGCAGGGAGTGGAGTCGACGAAGGTGTATGCCCAAATGGATATCCCAAGCGGCACCAGTGTTCTGTGGTTCACCTCCAATGATGGCGGCGAAACATGGGAAGCTATGGCCATCGACGATACCCGGCCTATCGATGAAAACTGGACGGAATACACGCTGATCAGAACCTTCACCGATCCAGCGGGAACTAAAGTTCGCTATAAGGCAGAGCTAACTGGATCCGCGTTGGCTTATCCGAGGATTCACACCCTCGGCGCAACATTGAGCTAA
- a CDS encoding DUF5049 domain-containing protein: MAQHGWVEFLPDEDAIESLYPELFQEAVETVRDSGRTNMFDIPVAIDLIREMGYPEVALWITGHLVEYVEFIIGEPKIFFPQTGNGSDTPCADK, from the coding sequence ATGGCGCAGCACGGCTGGGTGGAATTCCTGCCGGATGAGGACGCCATCGAGTCTCTGTATCCCGAGCTGTTTCAGGAGGCCGTGGAGACGGTGCGCGATTCCGGACGCACCAACATGTTCGACATTCCCGTGGCCATCGACCTGATCCGCGAGATGGGCTACCCCGAGGTGGCCCTCTGGATCACCGGCCACCTTGTGGAATATGTGGAGTTCATCATTGGGGAGCCGAAAATCTTCTTCCCTCAAACCGGCAACGGGAGCGACACACCATGTGCGGACAAGTAG